The following are encoded together in the Methanomassiliicoccales archaeon genome:
- a CDS encoding anaerobic ribonucleoside-triphosphate reductase activating protein: MLKIAGFNRTSLLDWDGRVAAVLYLPGCNFRCPFCHNRELVLEPEKLEEVPLELVKEFIRENLDFLDGVVVTGGEPTIHKDLTELIRTLRSLGLGVKLDTNGSNPDLLQDLIQAGLLDFVAMDIKAPLDSRYEHLVDVKVDVSKLKRSVDIIMESGVDYEFRTTMVPLLLKPEDYEAMAAYIGTAKKYVLQHFVPRNTIDPNLRILKPLDDSQVKLIVERCKPYVRKIVIRGGP, from the coding sequence ATGCTAAAAATTGCGGGTTTCAACCGCACCTCCCTACTCGATTGGGATGGTCGAGTCGCCGCTGTGTTATATCTTCCAGGTTGCAACTTCCGCTGTCCTTTTTGTCATAATAGGGAATTAGTGCTGGAGCCAGAGAAGCTAGAGGAGGTCCCTCTGGAATTGGTGAAGGAATTCATTCGCGAGAACCTGGATTTCTTGGATGGCGTCGTAGTCACGGGAGGGGAGCCAACCATACACAAAGACCTGACTGAGTTGATTCGCACCTTGAGATCTCTCGGGTTGGGCGTCAAGTTGGACACCAACGGCTCGAATCCAGATTTGCTACAGGATTTGATCCAGGCGGGCCTGTTGGATTTCGTAGCCATGGATATAAAGGCGCCCTTAGACTCTCGCTATGAGCATCTAGTAGACGTAAAGGTGGATGTTTCGAAATTAAAACGCTCCGTGGACATTATAATGGAGTCAGGTGTGGATTACGAATTTCGCACTACCATGGTACCGCTTCTTTTAAAACCGGAGGACTATGAGGCCATGGCCGCTTATATCGGAACCGCTAAAAAGTATGTGCTGCAGCACTTCGTGCCGCGCAATACCATAGATCCCAACCTTCGTATCCTAAAGCCGTTGGACGATTCCCAAGTCAAGCTGATAGTTGAGCGCTGCAAACCCTATGTTCGGAAGATCGTGATACGAGGCGGACCCTGA
- a CDS encoding (Fe-S)-binding protein, giving the protein MDLLSKLEQNGARKCVACGRCTFACPASQIGGEFSPRGLVERMILEDKIPPEKEIWLCMTCKQCTQICQFGVSFHELVREVRPTLLTSLPPEENHGGIPRVLERLSAVRKIRPSRQRWITSGIDIDQSSDTLFYVGCTPYFDVIFRYLRQDLLEMPRSAIRLLNACGIAPRVLMHERCCGHDSYWLGDVETFQRLAFLNVEALERSGVREILTFCPECMITWKQLYPKMVGKLSFDVRSVTEVVAKAIEEGILRLERNEEVYTFQDPCRLGRHSGVYEPPRQLIRSIGRLVEMPRSREMAACCGNSSFVNCNAMTRQWQLQRGKEALASGADRLLTACPKCLIHLTCGLAEGWVSMERRSIRIDDLYVIAASRLSKKA; this is encoded by the coding sequence ATGGATCTGCTGTCTAAACTGGAACAGAATGGTGCGAGAAAATGTGTGGCATGTGGTCGATGCACCTTCGCTTGTCCTGCATCGCAGATAGGGGGGGAGTTCTCTCCCCGCGGATTAGTAGAGAGGATGATATTGGAAGATAAGATTCCACCCGAGAAAGAGATTTGGCTCTGCATGACGTGCAAACAGTGCACACAAATATGCCAGTTCGGCGTGTCCTTCCATGAGTTGGTAAGAGAGGTTCGACCGACGCTTCTTACATCTCTACCCCCTGAAGAGAATCACGGTGGCATCCCTCGGGTCCTGGAAAGGCTTTCAGCTGTGCGCAAAATTAGGCCAAGCAGGCAGCGATGGATAACGTCCGGCATAGATATCGACCAAAGCTCAGATACCCTTTTTTATGTCGGATGCACACCGTACTTCGATGTCATATTCCGCTACCTTCGCCAGGACCTCTTGGAGATGCCTCGTTCCGCGATTAGATTGCTGAACGCCTGCGGTATCGCACCCCGAGTACTGATGCATGAGAGGTGCTGTGGCCATGACTCCTATTGGCTAGGGGATGTGGAAACCTTCCAGAGGCTGGCCTTTCTTAATGTCGAGGCCTTGGAAAGATCAGGAGTGAGGGAGATCTTGACTTTCTGCCCTGAGTGTATGATAACTTGGAAGCAACTTTATCCCAAGATGGTCGGGAAGCTGAGTTTTGATGTGAGATCTGTCACTGAGGTGGTGGCAAAGGCAATTGAAGAAGGAATTCTCAGACTTGAGCGCAACGAGGAGGTGTACACTTTTCAGGACCCTTGCCGACTGGGTAGGCATTCAGGCGTGTATGAACCTCCCCGCCAGCTTATCCGCAGCATCGGAAGGCTGGTGGAGATGCCTCGTTCCAGGGAGATGGCCGCTTGTTGCGGCAACTCGTCCTTTGTGAATTGCAATGCGATGACTAGACAGTGGCAGTTGCAGAGGGGTAAGGAAGCGCTGGCTTCAGGGGCGGATAGGCTCCTTACAGCTTGTCCTAAATGCCTTATTCATCTGACCTGTGGTCTCGCTGAGGGATGGGTGTCGATGGAGAGAAGAAGTATAAGGATAGACGATCTCTATGTTATTGCTGCTTCCAGATTAAGCAAGAAGGCTTAA
- a CDS encoding 4Fe-4S dicluster domain-containing protein produces MKKSSYDTALERELHDSLSHINLRKCHQCGHCTGVCPSARYGGIRPREIMERASKGTMDLRLEQDIWKCLMCNSCSERCQVGADPAHVITLLRNAAAIRGNRPPHFEEEMKLFVKTGMSFPRTGLTKKLRSEFSLPELEVDEKVMEELKILLSLSRLGRF; encoded by the coding sequence GTGAAAAAGTCTTCATATGATACAGCTTTAGAAAGGGAATTACATGATTCATTATCTCACATAAACTTACGTAAGTGCCATCAATGTGGCCATTGCACGGGTGTATGCCCTTCCGCACGGTATGGTGGCATTAGACCACGGGAGATCATGGAACGGGCTTCCAAAGGGACCATGGACCTTAGGTTAGAGCAAGATATCTGGAAATGCCTGATGTGCAACTCCTGCTCAGAGCGTTGTCAGGTCGGTGCTGACCCCGCACATGTAATCACTTTACTGCGGAACGCAGCTGCCATTCGTGGCAATAGGCCTCCACATTTTGAGGAGGAAATGAAGCTATTTGTAAAGACCGGGATGTCCTTTCCTCGGACGGGGTTGACTAAAAAGCTGAGAAGCGAGTTCTCTCTACCCGAGCTGGAGGTGGATGAGAAGGTGATGGAAGAACTCAAGATCCTTCTCTCTTTAAGCAGATTAGGGAGGTTCTGA
- a CDS encoding hydrogenase iron-sulfur subunit, which yields MENSPLPSHNFQDREGSWNPKVVAFCCNWCAYAGADLAGMTRRQCSTNVRIVRVMCSGRVSPGMILRALISGADGVMVLGCHPGDCHYRGGNFHAQNRVTMVKELLALAGIEPSRVLLRWVSASEGDLFVQTVNDFVANLHRLGPLGGSDGSAV from the coding sequence ATGGAGAATTCACCTTTACCATCTCACAACTTCCAAGACAGGGAGGGTTCTTGGAATCCTAAGGTGGTGGCATTCTGCTGCAATTGGTGCGCCTATGCAGGAGCGGATTTAGCCGGAATGACGAGGAGACAATGCTCCACAAACGTGAGGATTGTGCGAGTGATGTGCTCCGGACGTGTTTCGCCTGGAATGATCCTGCGAGCCTTAATCTCAGGTGCGGATGGAGTCATGGTGCTGGGCTGCCATCCAGGTGACTGTCATTATCGAGGAGGTAATTTTCATGCCCAGAATAGAGTGACCATGGTCAAAGAGCTTTTAGCTCTGGCAGGAATCGAACCGTCGAGAGTGCTGCTACGCTGGGTTTCTGCCTCGGAAGGAGATCTCTTTGTTCAAACTGTCAACGATTTCGTGGCGAATTTACATCGATTAGGACCTTTGGGAGGGAGCGATGGATCTGCTGTCTAA